A window of Choloepus didactylus isolate mChoDid1 chromosome 21, mChoDid1.pri, whole genome shotgun sequence contains these coding sequences:
- the UMOD gene encoding LOW QUALITY PROTEIN: uromodulin (The sequence of the model RefSeq protein was modified relative to this genomic sequence to represent the inferred CDS: deleted 1 base in 1 codon) encodes MGWLFSLLLGVVLTSGFITAEANDTSETRSCSDCHINATCTEDGAATMCSCQAGFTGDGLTCADLDECATPGAHNCLADSSCVNTLGSYACLCHEGFRLTPGLGCTDVDECAEPGLSRCHALAACVNVQGNYTCVCPAGYRGDGWHCECSPGSCSPGLDCVPEGDTHVCADPCEAYSTLDEYWRSVAYGAGYSCDSSLRGWHRFVGQGGVRLAEACVPILRCNTAAPMWLNGTHPSSEEGIVSRTACAHWSGHCCLWDAPVQVKACAGGYYVYNLTRPPECNLAYCTDPSSVEGTCEECGVDEDCKSGNGRWYCQCKEDFNITDLSLLEPRLECGANVIKASLSRCQLEILGFEKVFMYLQDSRCSGFDERSNQNWVSVVTPAQDGPCGTVMTRNETHATYSNTLYLAKDIIIRDINIKINFACSYALDMKVSLKTALQPVVSALNISVGGTGTFTVRMALFQSPAYTQPYQGSTVTLSTEAFLYVGTMLDGGDLSRFVLLMTNCYATPSSNATDPIKYFIIQDRCPRTEDSTIQVVENGESPQGRFSVQMFRFAGNHDLVYLHCEVYLCDAVEEKCKPTCSGTRFRSGGVIDQTRVLNLGPITRKDVQGIVSMAATSRLGLLQAWLLHLLLATLILMPQ; translated from the exons ATGGggtggcttttctctctgctgCTGGGAGTGGTGTTGACCTCTGGGTTCATCACAGCTGAAGCCAATGACACCTCGGAAACAA GAAGCTGCTCTGACTGTCACATCAATGCCACCTGCACGGAGGACGGGGCTGCCACGATGTGCTCCTGTCAGGCGGGTTTCACCGGCGACGGCCTCACCTGCGCGGACCTGGACGAGTGCGCCACTCCGGGCGCCCACAACTGCTTGGCGGACAGCAGCTGCGTGAACACGCTAGGCTCCTATGCGTGCCTCTGCCACGAGGGCTTCCGCCTCACGCCCGGGCTCGGCTGCACCGACGTGGACGAGTGCGCGGAGCCGGGGCTCAGCCGCTGCCACGCGCTGGCCGCCTGCGTCAACGTCCAGGGCAACTACACGTGCGTGTGCCCTGCGGGCTACCGGGGGGACGGGTGGCACTGCGAGTGTTCCCCAGGCTCCTGCAGCCCGGGGCTGGACTGCGTGCCCGAGGGCGACACGCACGTGTGCGCCGACCCGTGCGAGGCATACAGCACCCTGGACGAGTACTGGCGCAGCGTCGCGTACGGGGCCGGCTACTCCTGCGACTCGAGCCTGCGCGGCTGGCACCGCTTCGTGGGCCAGGGCGGCGTGCGCCTGGCGGAGGCCTGCGTGCCCATCCTGCGCTGCAACACGGCGGCGCCCATGTGGCTCAACGGCACGCACCCGTCGAGCGAGGAGGGCATCGTCAGCCGCACGGCCTGCGCGCACTGGAGCGGCCACTGCTGCCTGTGGGACGCGCCCGTCCAGGTGAAGGCCTGTGCCGGGGGATACTACGTCTACAACCTGACA CGCCCCCCCGAGTGCAATCTGGCCTATTGCACAG ACCCCAGCTCCGTCGAGGGGACGTGTGAGGAGTGCGGTGTGGACGAGGATTGCAAATCGGGTAATGGCAGATGGTACTGCCAGTGCAAAGAAGACTTCAACATCACGG ATCTCTccctcctggagcccaggctgGAGTGTGGGGCCAATGTCATCAAGGCATCCCTGAGCAGGTGCCAGCTGGAGATCCTGGGCTTCGAGAAGGTCTTCATGTACCTGCAGGACAGCCGGTGCTCAGGCTTCGATGAGCGGAGCAACCAGAACTGGGTGTCTGTGGTGACCCCAGCCCAGGATGGCCCCTGTGGGACTGTGATGACG AGGAATGAAACCCATGCCACGTACAGCAACACCCTCTACTTGGCAAAGGATATCATCATCCGTGACATCAACATCAAGATCAACTTTGCCTGCTCCTATGCCCTGGACATGAAAGTCAGCCTGAAGACCGCCCTGCAGCCGGTGGTCAG TGCCCTGAACATCAGCGTGGGAGGGACGGGCACGTTCACCGTGCGGATGGCCCTCTTCCAGAGCCCCGCCTACACGCAGCCCTACCAAGGCTCCACCGTGACGTTGTCCACCGAGGCCTTTCTCTACGTGGGCACCATGCTGGATGGGGGCGATCTGTCCCGCTTTGTCCTGCTGATGACCAACTGCTATGCCACACCCAGCAGCAACGCCACAGACCCCATCAAGTACTTCATCATCCAGGACAG ATGTCCGCGCACTGAGGACTCGACCATCCAGGTGGTGGAGAACGGGGAGTCCCCTCAGGGCCGATTTTCCGTCCAGATGTTCCGATTTGCTGGAAACCACGACCTGGTCTACCTGCACTGTGAAGTGTATCTCTGTGACGCTGTGGAAGAGAAGTGCAAGCCG